The Streptomyces sp. NBC_00224 genome has a window encoding:
- a CDS encoding M4 family metallopeptidase: MSSLSPTGGRARRLALTSGAAVLTGALLAAGAATASAGAAPAQHDGTSVAATAQALGLGAKEELVVKDVIKDADGTVHTRYERTYAGLPVFGGDLIVHRAADGSVKDVTKAVKTAIKVASLTPKQTPTAATSAAVKAATAAKTTGAATGDAPRKVIWAADGKPVLAYETVVTGTQHDGVTPSRLRVITDANTGKKLYEIQLINDIADGITTKGGSAAATPGGSQVGAVGTGASQYSGTVSLNTTKASTGYSLVDSVRGGSSTVDLKHKTSGKGTVFTDADNKWGTGSPANNQTAAVDAAYGAAQTWDFYKNVLHRNGIKDDGRAPVSRVHYGNAYQNAFWDDQSFTITYGDGASNQHPLTQLDVAGHEFSHGVTSATANLQYSGESGGLNEATSDIFGTAVEWNANNAQDKGDYLLGEKIDIFGNGKPLRYQDKPSKDGRGSADYWSAGVGNLDVHYSSGVANHFFYLLSEGSGAKDINGVHYDSPTVDSSTVTGIGRDKAVQIWYKALTTYFTSTTDYHGARQGTLKAATDLYGANSAEVKAVDAAWAGVNVKA, from the coding sequence ATGTCCTCGCTCTCCCCCACCGGCGGCAGGGCGCGCCGTCTCGCCCTCACGTCCGGCGCCGCCGTCCTCACCGGTGCCCTGCTCGCCGCCGGTGCCGCCACCGCATCAGCGGGTGCCGCTCCGGCGCAGCACGACGGCACCTCCGTCGCGGCCACCGCCCAGGCGCTCGGCCTCGGTGCCAAGGAGGAGCTGGTCGTCAAGGACGTCATCAAGGACGCCGACGGCACGGTCCACACCCGCTACGAGCGCACCTACGCCGGTCTTCCGGTCTTCGGCGGCGACCTCATCGTCCACCGTGCCGCCGACGGCTCCGTCAAGGACGTCACCAAGGCCGTCAAGACCGCCATCAAGGTCGCCTCGCTCACCCCGAAGCAGACCCCGACCGCTGCCACGTCCGCTGCGGTCAAGGCCGCCACGGCCGCGAAGACCACGGGTGCCGCCACCGGCGACGCCCCCCGCAAGGTCATCTGGGCCGCCGACGGCAAGCCCGTCCTCGCCTACGAGACCGTCGTCACCGGCACCCAGCACGACGGCGTCACCCCGAGCAGACTGCGCGTCATCACCGACGCCAACACGGGCAAGAAGCTGTACGAGATCCAGCTGATCAACGACATAGCCGACGGCATCACCACCAAGGGCGGCTCCGCCGCCGCCACGCCGGGCGGCTCCCAGGTCGGCGCCGTCGGCACCGGCGCAAGCCAGTACAGCGGTACCGTCAGCCTCAACACCACCAAGGCATCGACGGGTTACTCCCTTGTCGACAGCGTGCGCGGCGGCTCCAGCACCGTCGACCTCAAGCACAAGACGAGCGGCAAGGGCACCGTCTTCACCGACGCGGACAACAAGTGGGGCACCGGCAGCCCCGCCAACAACCAGACCGCCGCCGTGGACGCCGCCTACGGTGCCGCCCAGACCTGGGACTTCTACAAGAACGTCCTGCACCGCAACGGCATCAAGGACGACGGCCGGGCCCCGGTCTCCCGCGTCCACTACGGCAACGCCTACCAGAACGCCTTCTGGGACGACCAGTCCTTCACCATCACCTACGGTGACGGCGCGAGCAACCAGCACCCGCTGACCCAGCTCGACGTGGCCGGCCACGAGTTCAGCCACGGCGTCACCTCCGCCACCGCGAACCTGCAGTACTCCGGCGAGTCCGGTGGCCTGAACGAGGCGACCTCCGACATCTTCGGCACCGCGGTGGAGTGGAACGCGAACAACGCCCAGGACAAGGGCGACTACCTGCTCGGCGAGAAGATCGACATCTTCGGCAACGGCAAGCCGCTGCGCTACCAGGACAAGCCGAGCAAGGACGGCCGCGGCTCCGCCGACTACTGGAGCGCCGGCGTCGGCAACCTCGACGTGCACTACTCCTCGGGTGTCGCCAACCACTTCTTCTACCTGCTGTCCGAGGGCAGCGGCGCGAAGGACATCAACGGTGTGCACTACGACAGCCCGACGGTGGACAGCTCCACTGTCACCGGCATCGGCCGCGACAAGGCGGTGCAGATCTGGTACAAGGCGCTGACCACGTACTTCACGTCCACCACCGACTACCACGGTGCCCGTCAGGGCACCTTGAAGGCAGCCACCGACCTCTACGGCGCGAACAGTGCCGAGGTCAAGGCCGTGGACGCCGCCTGGGCCGGGGTGAACGTCAAGGCCTGA